From one Rhizobium sp. CIAT894 genomic stretch:
- a CDS encoding FadR/GntR family transcriptional regulator: MKLESTEEQARAESSGSERRPRVRRNVTAAIAQDICADRYPSGSPLPRENDLCDLYGVSRTVIRESLKVLESKGLVRGKPRVGTTVCDRDDWNILDAEVLDWMGPYIKDFDLLGCILEARRTIEPAAAEYAAERASAQEIADLDKAWRQMRDSAGDPESFTDADVMFHAVLLTASHNQVFRRLSSAIHAALKYALHASNIAVENREDAVLVHGELVEALRMRDKAGARECANRMLDLAVRDLAAAEKAIGRTK; this comes from the coding sequence GTGAAGTTGGAATCGACTGAGGAACAGGCCCGAGCGGAAAGCTCCGGCAGCGAACGCCGGCCGCGTGTCCGCCGCAACGTCACGGCGGCAATCGCTCAGGATATCTGCGCCGACCGCTATCCCTCGGGCTCGCCGTTGCCCCGCGAGAACGATCTTTGCGACCTCTATGGCGTCAGCCGCACCGTCATTCGTGAATCGCTGAAAGTGTTGGAATCCAAAGGGCTCGTCCGCGGCAAACCGCGAGTCGGAACGACCGTCTGCGACAGGGACGACTGGAACATCCTGGACGCCGAGGTGCTCGACTGGATGGGGCCTTACATCAAGGACTTCGACCTGCTGGGATGCATTCTCGAAGCCCGGCGCACCATAGAACCGGCCGCCGCCGAATATGCCGCCGAGCGCGCCAGCGCCCAGGAGATCGCCGATCTCGACAAGGCCTGGCGGCAGATGCGCGACAGCGCGGGCGATCCGGAAAGTTTCACCGACGCCGACGTGATGTTTCATGCGGTGTTGCTCACCGCCAGCCACAACCAGGTGTTCCGCCGTCTGTCCAGCGCCATCCATGCTGCCCTGAAATATGCGCTGCATGCCTCCAATATCGCCGTCGAAAACCGGGAGGATGCGGTTCTCGTTCATGGTGAACTCGTCGAAGCCTTGCGCATGCGCGACAAGGCCGGCGCCAGAGAATGCGCCAATCGCATGCTCGACCTTGCGGTTCGCGACCTTGCCGCCGCCGAGAAGGCGATCGGCAGGACGAAATGA
- the dgoD gene encoding galactonate dehydratase — protein MKITKLTTYIVPPRWLFLKIETDEGIVGWGEPVVEGRALTVQAAVHELEDYLIGKDPFLIEDHWTVMYRGGFYRGGAVHMSAISGIDQALWDIKGKALGQPIHSLLGGQLRNRIKVYSWIGGDRPSDVANNAREVVARGFKAIKLNGCEEMQIVDTNEKVEKAVETIAAIREAIGPHIGIGVDFHGRVHKPMAKVLARELDPYKLMFIEEPVLSENKEALRDIVNHTSTPIALGERLFSRWDFKQVLSDGYVDIIQPDLSHAGGITECRKIAAMAEAYDVALAPHCPLGPIALAACLQVDAVSYNAFIQEQSLGIHYNKGNDILDYISNKEVFHYADGFVSIPQGPGLGIEVDEAYVIERAKEGHRWRNPIWRHADGSFAEW, from the coding sequence ATGAAGATCACCAAACTCACCACCTATATCGTTCCGCCGCGCTGGCTGTTTCTGAAGATCGAGACCGATGAAGGCATCGTCGGCTGGGGCGAACCGGTCGTCGAAGGCCGCGCACTGACCGTCCAGGCCGCCGTCCACGAACTGGAAGACTATCTGATCGGCAAGGATCCCTTCCTGATCGAAGACCATTGGACGGTGATGTATCGCGGCGGCTTCTATCGCGGGGGCGCCGTCCATATGAGCGCGATCTCCGGCATCGATCAGGCGCTGTGGGATATCAAGGGCAAGGCCCTGGGCCAGCCGATCCATTCGCTGCTCGGCGGGCAACTGCGCAACCGCATCAAGGTCTATTCCTGGATCGGCGGCGACCGTCCTTCCGATGTTGCCAACAACGCCAGGGAAGTGGTCGCCCGCGGCTTCAAGGCGATCAAGCTCAACGGCTGCGAGGAAATGCAGATCGTCGACACCAACGAGAAGGTGGAGAAGGCCGTCGAAACCATCGCCGCTATTCGTGAGGCGATCGGCCCGCATATCGGTATCGGCGTCGATTTCCACGGCCGTGTCCATAAGCCGATGGCGAAAGTTCTCGCTAGGGAACTCGACCCCTACAAGCTGATGTTCATCGAGGAGCCGGTGCTGTCTGAAAACAAGGAAGCGCTGCGCGATATCGTCAATCACACCTCGACACCGATCGCACTCGGCGAGCGGCTCTTTTCGCGCTGGGACTTCAAGCAGGTGCTGTCGGACGGCTATGTCGACATCATCCAGCCGGATCTTTCCCATGCCGGCGGCATCACCGAATGCCGCAAGATCGCGGCCATGGCAGAAGCCTATGACGTGGCGCTCGCGCCGCATTGCCCGCTCGGCCCGATCGCGCTTGCCGCCTGCCTGCAGGTCGATGCCGTCAGCTACAACGCCTTCATCCAGGAACAGAGCCTCGGCATCCACTACAACAAAGGCAACGACATCCTCGACTACATCTCCAACAAGGAGGTGTTCCACTACGCCGACGGTTTCGTGTCGATCCCGCAAGGGCCGGGTCTCGGCATCGAGGTCGACGAGGCCTATGTCATCGAACGCGCCAAGGAAGGCCATCGCTGGCGCAACCCGATCTGGCGCCACGCCGACGGCAGCTTCGCCGAGTGGTAG
- a CDS encoding DoxX family protein: MARAIAIIVARIIFSFIFFMAAGFKFAGIGTTADYIAAAGFPMATFLAWVAALFEIALALAFITGAFFTEASLLAGIYVIFLAFAFHGPSHWQQNQAEFGFFVDHFTFLAGLLFAAVHGPEKWALRHSLLR; encoded by the coding sequence ATGGCCAGAGCGATCGCAATCATCGTCGCCCGCATCATTTTCAGTTTTATCTTCTTCATGGCCGCCGGCTTTAAATTCGCCGGCATCGGCACGACGGCGGACTACATCGCCGCCGCCGGTTTTCCGATGGCGACATTCCTTGCCTGGGTCGCAGCGTTGTTCGAGATCGCCCTGGCGCTCGCCTTCATAACCGGAGCCTTCTTCACCGAGGCGAGCCTGCTCGCCGGCATCTATGTGATCTTCCTCGCCTTCGCCTTCCACGGCCCATCCCATTGGCAGCAGAACCAGGCCGAGTTCGGCTTCTTTGTCGATCACTTCACCTTCCTTGCCGGCCTGCTCTTTGCCGCCGTCCATGGGCCGGAGAAATGGGCTTTGAGACACAGCCTCCTCAGATAG
- a CDS encoding adenylate/guanylate cyclase domain-containing protein — translation MDYSDVSTIAAWITEQGLKGASESELMTGFCAACRKAGLRIDRGLALMDTLHPVHEGRAFRWDSEELVETEFEYGPSGTGEAAASWQRSSFYHLWSGNEREVRRRIGFGDPIDFSQLDKIVEAGHTDYIAMMHRFAEAGTIGEMDCFFSNFSTKHPEGFSDHDLAILRKLVPVLGLAIKCIALGRIARTIAEVYLGEDAARQVMEGKISRGKSERISAALWFSDLLNYTKISDRVPPEEIIPLLNDYSEVVISAIHEAGGNVLKLIGDGVLAIFKGEAPAETCRAALKAEALLREKLAKLNAERKAGDRPTTDVYIGLHIGDVFYGNIGSQDRLDFTVIGPAVNEVSRIASMCRSVDLNLLISSDFAAAIPEEQRGAIACVGRYALRGVQRAQELYTLDGARLNA, via the coding sequence ATGGATTACAGCGACGTCAGCACGATTGCGGCCTGGATTACCGAGCAGGGACTGAAGGGCGCTTCGGAATCCGAACTCATGACCGGTTTCTGCGCGGCCTGCCGGAAGGCCGGCCTGCGGATCGACCGCGGCCTGGCGTTGATGGATACGCTGCATCCGGTGCATGAAGGCCGCGCCTTCCGCTGGGACAGCGAGGAGCTGGTCGAGACGGAATTCGAATATGGCCCGTCGGGTACGGGCGAGGCGGCTGCGAGCTGGCAGCGTTCGTCCTTCTATCATCTCTGGTCGGGTAATGAGCGGGAGGTGCGCCGCCGCATCGGCTTCGGCGATCCGATCGATTTCAGCCAACTCGACAAGATCGTCGAGGCCGGCCATACCGATTATATCGCGATGATGCATCGTTTCGCCGAGGCCGGCACGATCGGCGAGATGGATTGCTTCTTCTCGAATTTCTCGACGAAGCACCCCGAAGGCTTTTCCGATCACGACCTTGCCATCCTGCGCAAGCTGGTGCCGGTTCTGGGGCTGGCAATCAAGTGCATTGCGCTCGGGCGCATCGCCCGCACCATCGCTGAGGTCTATCTCGGCGAGGATGCGGCGCGCCAGGTGATGGAAGGCAAGATCAGCCGCGGCAAATCGGAGCGGATTTCAGCGGCGCTATGGTTTTCCGATCTCTTGAATTACACCAAGATTTCCGATCGCGTGCCGCCGGAGGAAATCATCCCGCTGCTCAATGATTACAGCGAGGTGGTGATCTCGGCGATCCATGAAGCCGGCGGCAATGTGCTGAAGCTGATCGGCGACGGGGTGCTCGCCATCTTCAAGGGCGAGGCGCCGGCGGAAACCTGCCGCGCGGCACTCAAGGCCGAAGCGCTGCTGCGGGAAAAGCTCGCCAAGCTGAACGCCGAACGCAAGGCCGGCGACCGGCCGACGACGGATGTCTATATCGGCCTGCATATCGGCGACGTCTTCTACGGCAATATCGGCAGCCAGGACCGGCTGGACTTCACCGTCATCGGCCCTGCCGTCAATGAGGTCAGCCGCATTGCTTCGATGTGCCGCTCGGTCGATCTCAACCTGCTGATCTCCTCCGATTTCGCCGCCGCGATACCGGAGGAGCAGCGCGGGGCCATCGCCTGTGTCGGGCGCTATGCATTGCGCGGCGTGCAGCGCGCGCAGGAGCTCTATACGCTCGACGGCGCCCGGCTCAACGCCTGA
- a CDS encoding LacI family DNA-binding transcriptional regulator, translating into MAHLFLVKDIAFQAGLSTATVDRVLNGRPGVRQQTEMRVKAAIAELEKQQAGAMGSGRMLAIDIVMETPQRFSDAVRAAFEAEMAAFLPGVFRCRFHFAEVMKPAEMVQLLDRIRLRGTDGIVLKAPDVAEVAAAVARLDAAGIPVVTLVTDLPNSARIVYAGADNRAAGETAAYLIGEVLGSRGGKVLVTLSSGRFRGEEEREIGFRRIIRAHYPEIGISEISEGHGADAATGTLAAAALAADPTINAVYSIGGGNRAVLAAFDAARRRVGVFVAHDLDADNRALLAARRIGFVLHHDLRTDARSAFRAIMGRATSPGRAVSASLSSVEIITPYNMPAGD; encoded by the coding sequence ATGGCCCATCTCTTCCTCGTCAAGGATATCGCTTTTCAAGCGGGCCTCAGCACCGCGACCGTCGACCGGGTGCTGAACGGCCGGCCGGGTGTGCGCCAACAGACGGAAATGCGGGTGAAGGCGGCGATCGCAGAGCTGGAGAAGCAGCAGGCAGGCGCGATGGGCAGCGGGCGCATGCTGGCGATCGATATCGTCATGGAGACGCCGCAGCGGTTCAGCGACGCGGTGCGCGCCGCCTTCGAGGCCGAGATGGCGGCCTTCCTGCCCGGCGTCTTCCGCTGCCGGTTCCATTTCGCCGAAGTGATGAAGCCGGCCGAGATGGTGCAGCTTCTCGACCGCATCCGGCTGCGCGGCACTGATGGCATCGTGCTCAAGGCGCCCGATGTCGCCGAGGTGGCGGCCGCCGTCGCCCGGTTGGATGCGGCCGGCATTCCTGTGGTGACGCTGGTAACCGACCTGCCGAATTCGGCGCGGATCGTCTATGCCGGCGCCGATAATCGGGCAGCGGGCGAGACGGCGGCCTATCTCATCGGCGAAGTGCTCGGGAGCCGTGGCGGCAAGGTGCTGGTGACGCTGTCGAGTGGGCGGTTTCGCGGCGAGGAAGAGCGCGAAATCGGCTTTCGCCGCATCATTCGCGCCCATTATCCCGAGATCGGCATCAGCGAAATCAGCGAGGGGCACGGCGCCGATGCGGCGACGGGAACGCTCGCGGCGGCAGCTCTTGCGGCGGATCCTACGATCAACGCCGTCTATTCGATCGGCGGCGGCAACCGGGCGGTGCTGGCGGCCTTCGATGCGGCCAGGCGCCGGGTCGGCGTCTTTGTCGCCCATGATTTGGACGCCGATAACCGCGCCTTGCTTGCCGCGCGGCGGATCGGCTTCGTGCTGCATCATGATCTCAGAACCGATGCGCGTTCGGCCTTCAGGGCAATCATGGGCCGGGCGACGTCGCCGGGTCGGGCGGTTTCGGCCTCGCTGTCATCGGTGGAAATCATCACGCCCTATAATATGCCGGCGGGCGATTGA
- a CDS encoding phytanoyl-CoA dioxygenase family protein encodes MKTDNQMKLRADRVWLSEDACDLEDFRRLAEKTTALADYPTASAVEKNVLIYDSRKVAAAVATTEGRRAVLAEISEAFGEGPGVAVFKHAYQDTGVIDRASAIFDQIIEEQHRTATGGGDHFAKPGANDRIWNSLEKHCLADPANFAEYYGNVIVALASQAWLGPSYQMTAQVNRVNPGGAAQSAHRDYHLGFQSSAVIEQFPAHVHRLSPVLTLQGAVAHCDMPLESGPTLFLPHSQTYVPGYLALKRQEFRDYFEANHIQLPLEKGDVVFFNPALFHAAGTNRSADIKRVANLLQVSSAFGRAMETVNRERMSARLFPALKTLQGKLSPDEIANAVAACAEGYSFPTNLDRDPPLGGLAPKTQAQLMHEALKEGWSDEAFTAALAGQAQKKLS; translated from the coding sequence ATGAAGACCGACAATCAGATGAAATTGCGCGCCGATCGCGTCTGGCTCAGCGAAGATGCCTGCGATCTCGAGGATTTTCGCCGTCTGGCGGAAAAGACCACCGCGCTTGCCGATTACCCCACCGCGTCTGCAGTCGAAAAAAACGTGTTGATCTATGACAGCCGGAAGGTGGCGGCGGCAGTTGCAACCACGGAGGGCCGGCGTGCCGTCCTGGCCGAGATCTCAGAGGCGTTCGGCGAAGGTCCCGGCGTCGCCGTTTTCAAGCATGCTTACCAGGATACCGGCGTCATCGACCGCGCCAGCGCGATTTTCGACCAGATTATCGAGGAACAGCACCGCACCGCGACCGGCGGCGGCGATCATTTTGCCAAGCCCGGAGCCAACGACCGCATCTGGAATTCGCTGGAAAAACATTGCCTCGCCGATCCCGCGAATTTCGCGGAATATTACGGCAACGTCATCGTTGCACTCGCAAGCCAGGCCTGGCTTGGCCCGAGCTACCAGATGACGGCGCAGGTCAATCGCGTCAATCCGGGCGGCGCGGCGCAGTCGGCCCATCGCGACTACCATCTCGGTTTCCAGTCGTCTGCAGTGATCGAGCAGTTCCCGGCGCATGTGCACCGGCTCTCGCCGGTGCTGACGCTGCAGGGCGCGGTCGCCCATTGCGACATGCCGCTCGAAAGCGGCCCGACGCTCTTCCTGCCGCACAGCCAGACCTATGTGCCGGGTTATCTCGCGCTCAAGCGCCAGGAATTCCGGGATTATTTCGAGGCCAACCATATCCAGCTGCCGCTCGAAAAAGGCGACGTCGTCTTCTTCAATCCCGCCCTCTTCCACGCCGCCGGTACCAACCGCTCGGCCGATATCAAGCGCGTCGCCAACCTCCTGCAGGTCTCCTCCGCCTTCGGCCGCGCCATGGAAACCGTCAACCGCGAGAGGATGAGCGCCAGGCTCTTTCCTGCCTTGAAAACCTTGCAAGGCAAACTCTCTCCCGACGAAATCGCCAACGCCGTCGCCGCCTGCGCCGAAGGTTATTCCTTCCCGACCAACCTCGACCGCGACCCGCCGCTCGGCGGCCTGGCGCCGAAGACGCAGGCGCAGCTGATGCACGAGGCGTTGAAAGAAGGCTGGAGCGACGAAGCCTTTACGGCGGCACTTGCCGGGCAGGCGCAGAAGAAATTGAGCTGA
- a CDS encoding SDR family oxidoreductase, with amino-acid sequence MSTNHGRLDGRIAIVTGGTQGLGATIARLFAERGAEGIVICGRNEARGKAKAEEISTVTGVKVVYVKADLAKVEDASHVVHACDEAFGRVDALVNAAAITDRGTILDTSPELFDAMFAINVRAPFFLMQEAVKVMRREQTEGTIVNIGSMSAKAGQPFIAAYCASKGALETLTKNTAYALLRNRIRVNGLNIGWMASEGEDRIQREYHGAPADWLEKAAAGQPFGRLVDPHEVARACAYLSSSESGLMTGSVICFDQSIWGAYDGSPHPVAAL; translated from the coding sequence ATGAGCACAAACCACGGCCGTCTCGACGGCAGGATCGCCATCGTCACCGGCGGCACGCAAGGATTGGGCGCCACCATTGCCCGCCTCTTCGCCGAACGCGGCGCGGAAGGCATCGTCATCTGCGGCCGCAATGAAGCCAGGGGCAAGGCGAAGGCCGAAGAGATTTCGACCGTAACCGGCGTGAAGGTCGTTTACGTCAAGGCCGATCTCGCCAAAGTCGAGGATGCGAGCCACGTCGTCCACGCCTGTGACGAGGCCTTCGGCCGGGTCGATGCGCTGGTCAATGCCGCCGCCATCACCGATCGCGGCACCATCCTCGACACCAGCCCGGAACTCTTCGACGCCATGTTCGCCATCAATGTCCGGGCGCCATTTTTCCTGATGCAGGAGGCAGTAAAGGTCATGCGCCGCGAACAGACAGAAGGCACCATCGTCAATATCGGCTCGATGTCGGCCAAAGCGGGCCAGCCCTTCATCGCCGCCTATTGCGCCTCCAAGGGCGCGCTGGAAACGCTGACGAAGAACACCGCCTATGCACTGCTGCGCAACCGCATCCGCGTCAACGGCCTTAATATCGGCTGGATGGCCTCCGAAGGCGAGGATCGAATTCAGCGCGAATATCACGGCGCGCCGGCCGACTGGCTGGAGAAGGCGGCGGCAGGCCAGCCTTTCGGCCGCCTCGTCGATCCGCACGAGGTGGCGCGCGCCTGCGCCTATCTGTCGTCTTCCGAATCCGGCCTGATGACCGGCTCGGTCATCTGCTTCGATCAGTCGATCTGGGGCGCTTATGACGGCTCGCCGCATCCGGTCGCAGCCCTCTGA
- a CDS encoding SMP-30/gluconolactonase/LRE family protein — MADNPLYDIRDERFAALVIGSAALEELYSGCRWTEGPVWFSDLNCLLWSDIPNERMMRWTPDGTVSVFRSPSNYVNGNSRDRQGRLISCEHGGRRVTRTEPDGTITILADSYKGKRLNSPNDVVVHSDGGIWFTDPTYGILSDYEGHKAEPEQPTRNVYRIDPASGAIEAVVEDFIQPNGLAFSPDETKLYIADSGSAKHEVPRHIRVFDVVDGRSLTNGRYFCSLDAGNPDGFRFDVQGNLWTSAGDGVHCFSPDGTLLGKIRVPQTVSNLTFGGPKKNRLFITATRSVYSIYTKTNGAQYP, encoded by the coding sequence TTGGCCGACAATCCGCTTTATGACATCCGCGATGAACGTTTCGCCGCTCTGGTCATCGGCAGTGCCGCACTCGAAGAGCTTTATTCCGGCTGCCGCTGGACGGAAGGCCCGGTCTGGTTTTCCGACCTGAACTGCCTTCTCTGGAGCGATATCCCGAACGAACGCATGATGCGCTGGACGCCTGACGGTACAGTCTCCGTCTTCCGCTCGCCCTCCAACTACGTCAACGGCAATAGCCGCGACCGGCAGGGCCGGCTCATCTCCTGCGAACATGGCGGCCGCCGCGTCACCCGCACCGAACCGGACGGCACGATCACCATTCTCGCCGACAGCTACAAAGGCAAGCGGCTGAACTCGCCTAACGATGTCGTCGTGCATTCCGACGGCGGGATCTGGTTCACCGATCCGACCTACGGCATCCTGTCGGATTACGAGGGTCACAAGGCCGAGCCCGAGCAGCCCACCCGCAACGTCTATCGGATCGACCCCGCAAGCGGCGCAATCGAGGCCGTCGTCGAGGATTTCATCCAGCCGAACGGCCTTGCCTTCTCGCCCGACGAGACGAAGCTCTATATCGCCGATTCCGGCTCGGCAAAACATGAAGTGCCGCGCCACATAAGAGTTTTCGACGTCGTCGACGGCCGGAGTCTGACGAACGGCCGCTATTTTTGCAGCCTCGACGCCGGCAATCCCGATGGCTTCCGCTTCGATGTCCAAGGCAATCTCTGGACGAGCGCCGGTGACGGCGTGCACTGCTTTTCGCCGGACGGCACCCTGCTCGGCAAGATCAGGGTGCCGCAGACGGTGTCCAATCTCACCTTCGGCGGCCCCAAGAAGAACCGGCTCTTCATCACCGCGACGCGTTCGGTCTATTCGATCTATACCAAGACCAACGGCGCTCAATATCCGTAG
- a CDS encoding glycoside hydrolase family 2 TIM barrel-domain containing protein: protein MRSVVSFNEGWSFHEGFGQRLLESFDAAKSVSLPHTAVELPFNYFDETSYQRAFTYQKVLRWLPEFEGREISLVFDAAMADSVVYLNGEEIIAHKDGYTPFEARLTGKLLKGENLVTVKIDGSENPAIPPFGGRIDYLTYAGIYRDVWLKVTDPVSIRNLKIETTDVLAPEKSATIRVDIANPESRSFSATVTATLKQADGTVIATAATETIGDRARLSFGGLTGITLWDIADPALYEVTVELRTEHGSDRLSTRFGFRTAEFTPEGFLLNGKPLKLRGLNRHQAFPYVGYAAGRSAQERDADIMKSVLKCNIVRTSHYPQSKWFLDRCDAIGLLVFEEIPGWQHIGDADWQKESIENVRRMIERDWNHPSIIIWGVRINESQDSHDFYVETNRLARELDSTRQTGGVRYITESELLEDVYTMNDFILGNEELPGANRPRTVLRAQQENTGLSRKVPYLITEFNGHMHPTKIYDQEQRQAEHVRRHLDVLNAAYGDPDISGAIGWCMFDYNTHKDFGSGDRICYHGVMDMFREPKFAAYAYISQCDPSEEIVMKPATFWARGERNIGGVLPLIILTNCDEVELQYGALSKRIGPDRENYPHLPHPPVVLDHRHFTADELGTWGLEWIDGTLTGYIGGQPVASLTLAADPLPTTLEIVADSQTLKARERDSTRVIIRALDQCGQRLPFMNDSISLKVHGPAKIVGPTNVPLQGGTAGFWLEATGFTGEITVEAVSSRFAPVTLTVTAIA from the coding sequence ATGCGGTCCGTCGTTTCCTTCAACGAAGGCTGGAGTTTCCACGAGGGCTTCGGCCAGCGTCTGCTCGAAAGCTTCGATGCCGCCAAGTCGGTCAGTCTGCCCCATACCGCCGTCGAACTGCCCTTCAACTATTTCGACGAGACCAGCTATCAGCGCGCCTTCACCTATCAGAAAGTGCTGCGCTGGCTGCCGGAATTCGAGGGCCGCGAAATCTCCCTCGTCTTCGACGCCGCCATGGCCGACAGCGTCGTTTATTTGAACGGCGAAGAAATCATCGCCCATAAGGACGGCTACACCCCCTTCGAGGCCCGCCTCACCGGCAAGCTGCTCAAGGGCGAGAACCTCGTGACCGTCAAGATCGACGGCAGCGAAAACCCCGCCATTCCGCCTTTCGGCGGCCGCATCGATTATTTGACCTATGCCGGCATCTACCGCGACGTCTGGCTGAAAGTCACCGACCCCGTCTCGATCCGCAATCTCAAGATCGAAACCACAGACGTGCTTGCCCCGGAAAAATCGGCAACCATCCGTGTCGATATCGCCAATCCCGAGAGCCGCAGCTTCTCGGCGACCGTCACCGCGACGCTGAAGCAGGCGGACGGCACGGTGATCGCCACCGCGGCAACCGAAACGATCGGTGACCGTGCCAGGCTTTCTTTCGGTGGCCTCACCGGCATCACGCTCTGGGACATTGCCGATCCCGCGCTCTACGAGGTGACCGTCGAACTCAGGACCGAGCACGGCTCCGACCGGCTTTCCACCCGCTTCGGCTTCCGCACCGCCGAATTCACGCCGGAAGGTTTCCTCCTGAACGGCAAGCCGCTGAAGCTGCGCGGCCTCAACCGTCACCAGGCCTTCCCCTATGTCGGTTATGCCGCCGGCCGCTCCGCCCAGGAGCGCGACGCCGACATCATGAAGAGCGTGCTGAAGTGCAATATCGTCCGCACCTCGCACTATCCGCAGTCGAAATGGTTCCTCGACCGCTGTGATGCGATCGGCCTGCTGGTTTTCGAGGAAATCCCCGGCTGGCAGCATATCGGCGATGCCGACTGGCAGAAGGAATCGATCGAAAACGTCCGACGCATGATCGAGCGCGACTGGAACCATCCCTCGATCATCATCTGGGGCGTGCGCATCAACGAGTCGCAGGACAGCCACGACTTCTATGTCGAGACCAACCGCCTGGCTCGCGAACTCGACAGCACCCGCCAGACCGGCGGCGTGCGTTATATCACCGAGAGCGAACTGCTCGAAGACGTCTACACGATGAACGACTTCATCCTCGGTAATGAGGAACTGCCGGGCGCCAACCGCCCGCGCACCGTCCTTCGCGCCCAGCAGGAAAATACCGGTCTGTCCCGGAAGGTGCCGTACCTCATCACCGAGTTCAACGGCCACATGCACCCGACGAAGATCTACGACCAGGAACAGCGCCAGGCCGAGCATGTACGCCGCCACCTTGATGTGTTGAACGCCGCCTATGGCGACCCCGATATCTCGGGCGCCATCGGCTGGTGCATGTTCGATTACAACACCCACAAGGATTTCGGCTCCGGTGACCGCATCTGCTATCACGGCGTCATGGACATGTTCCGCGAGCCGAAATTCGCAGCCTATGCCTATATCAGCCAGTGCGATCCTTCCGAAGAGATCGTCATGAAGCCGGCAACCTTCTGGGCGCGCGGCGAGCGCAATATCGGCGGCGTGCTGCCGCTGATCATCCTGACCAATTGCGACGAGGTGGAACTGCAATATGGCGCGCTTTCCAAGCGCATCGGTCCGGACCGCGAGAATTACCCGCACCTGCCGCATCCGCCCGTCGTGCTCGACCATCGCCACTTCACCGCCGACGAACTCGGCACCTGGGGTCTCGAATGGATCGACGGCACTCTGACCGGCTATATCGGCGGCCAGCCCGTGGCGAGCCTGACGTTGGCGGCCGATCCCTTGCCGACGACGCTTGAAATCGTCGCCGACAGCCAGACACTGAAGGCCCGCGAACGCGACAGCACCCGCGTCATCATCCGTGCGCTCGACCAGTGCGGCCAGCGCCTGCCCTTCATGAACGACAGCATTTCGCTGAAGGTGCATGGGCCAGCAAAGATCGTCGGTCCGACCAATGTGCCGCTGCAGGGCGGCACCGCGGGCTTCTGGCTGGAGGCGACGGGCTTTACCGGCGAGATTACCGTCGAAGCGGTCTCCTCGCGTTTCGCGCCGGTGACCCTCACTGTGACGGCCATCGCTTAA